One window of the Chryseobacterium camelliae genome contains the following:
- the hisB gene encoding bifunctional histidinol-phosphatase/imidazoleglycerol-phosphate dehydratase HisB, producing MKNVLLIDRDGTLIREPEDFQIDTLEKLEFYPGVFQNLSRIVRELDYELVMVTNQDGLGTASFPLEDFTGPQEKMLTAFGNEGIVFQDILIDRSFEHENLPTRKPGVGMLSRYIYGDYDLENSFVIGDRVTDIKLAGNLGAKAIFIGTTENQDAVLSTESWEDIYRFLKQIPRKAKVFRKTNETEIEIEINLDGKGTSDISTGLHFFDHMLEQISRHGNLDLTVKVNGDLHVDEHHTIEDTGIVLGEAILKALGKKKGIERYGFLLPMDDCLAQVALDFGGRPWLVWDAVFKREKIGDVPSEMFFHFFKSLTDSARCNLNIKAEGDNEHHKIESVFKAFAKALKMAVQQTDANFNIPSTKGSL from the coding sequence ATGAAGAACGTATTATTGATAGACCGTGACGGTACGCTGATCAGGGAGCCTGAAGACTTTCAGATCGATACGCTGGAAAAGCTGGAGTTTTATCCGGGAGTATTCCAGAACCTGTCCAGGATTGTCCGTGAACTCGACTACGAACTCGTGATGGTGACCAATCAGGACGGCTTGGGCACTGCAAGTTTTCCGCTGGAAGATTTTACCGGCCCCCAAGAAAAGATGCTTACTGCGTTCGGGAATGAGGGGATCGTTTTCCAGGATATCCTCATCGACAGGAGTTTTGAACATGAAAACCTGCCGACCCGAAAGCCTGGTGTGGGAATGCTCAGCCGATATATTTACGGTGATTACGACCTCGAAAATTCTTTTGTCATCGGAGATCGGGTTACAGATATTAAGCTGGCAGGGAATTTAGGCGCAAAGGCTATCTTTATTGGTACTACGGAGAATCAGGATGCTGTCTTAAGCACCGAAAGCTGGGAAGATATTTACCGGTTCCTGAAACAAATTCCTAGGAAGGCGAAGGTATTCCGGAAAACCAATGAAACAGAAATTGAAATAGAAATTAATCTCGATGGGAAAGGAACATCCGATATCTCTACCGGGCTGCATTTCTTTGACCATATGCTGGAACAGATCTCCAGGCACGGAAACCTTGATCTGACAGTTAAAGTCAATGGAGACCTGCATGTTGATGAGCACCATACCATCGAAGATACCGGCATTGTTTTAGGAGAAGCCATCCTGAAAGCGCTGGGTAAGAAAAAAGGGATTGAGCGGTACGGATTCTTATTACCGATGGATGACTGCCTGGCCCAGGTTGCCTTAGACTTCGGGGGACGTCCGTGGCTGGTATGGGACGCGGTATTCAAAAGGGAAAAAATAGGCGATGTACCGTCAGAAATGTTCTTTCACTTTTTTAAATCCTTAACCGATTCTGCCAGATGCAACCTGAATATCAAAGCGGAAGGCGACAATGAACACCATAAGATAGAATCCGTTTTCAAAGCTTTTGCCAAAGCCCTGAAAATGGCCGTTCAGCAAACTGATGCCAATTTTAATATTCCTTCAACCAAAGGAAGCTTATAG
- the hisH gene encoding imidazole glycerol phosphate synthase subunit HisH: MIAIIKYNGGNVNSVQNALNRLNAHSVVTDDFETIRHADKVIFPGVGEASSTMMLLREKGLDQFIPTLQQPVLGICLGMQLMCGNNEEGNTQGMGIFDLEVKRFPPDDLVPHMGWNTFQRSSGSPLFTGLEEKNDCYFVHSYYCELSEYTTSVCDYILPFSASLQKDNFFAVQFHPEKSGSAGNEILKNFLNGSV; encoded by the coding sequence ATGATTGCGATTATAAAATACAACGGAGGGAATGTGAACTCCGTACAGAATGCGCTCAACCGCCTCAATGCCCATTCCGTAGTTACCGATGATTTTGAAACCATCCGTCATGCCGATAAGGTTATTTTTCCCGGGGTAGGCGAAGCTTCGTCCACGATGATGCTCTTACGAGAGAAGGGACTCGATCAATTTATTCCTACTTTACAGCAGCCTGTTTTAGGCATATGCCTCGGCATGCAGCTGATGTGCGGAAATAATGAAGAAGGTAATACTCAAGGAATGGGAATTTTCGACCTTGAAGTTAAAAGATTCCCTCCTGATGACCTGGTTCCGCATATGGGATGGAACACCTTCCAAAGGAGTAGTGGCTCGCCGCTTTTTACAGGGCTTGAAGAGAAAAACGACTGCTATTTTGTACACAGTTATTATTGTGAGCTATCGGAATATACCACATCGGTCTGCGATTATATCCTGCCATTCAGCGCATCACTGCAGAAAGATAATTTCTTTGCAGTACAGTTCCATCCGGAGAAATCCGGATCAGCCGGCAATGAAATCCTGAAGAACTTTTTAAACGGATCAGTATGA
- the hisA gene encoding 1-(5-phosphoribosyl)-5-[(5-phosphoribosylamino)methylideneamino]imidazole-4-carboxamide isomerase, translating to MKIIPAIDIIDGKCVRLSKGDYDTKKIYNENPVEIAKAFEDHGICYLHLVDLDGAKSRHIVNQDVLERIAAETNLKIDFGGGLKTLEDIEIAFSAGASQVTIGSIAVQDPEFCFKLIGQFGPEKIILGADCDRRKIKTSGWMEESQLDVIDFILQYQEKGITHVICTDIAKDGMLEGPSALLYEEILNRTSVQLTASGGISCMKDVYAMKEIGCSGTIIGKAIYEGKISLDELRDFIEFEGTYI from the coding sequence ATGAAAATTATTCCTGCCATCGATATTATCGATGGAAAATGCGTAAGGCTGTCAAAAGGCGACTACGATACCAAGAAAATCTATAATGAAAATCCGGTAGAAATCGCAAAGGCTTTTGAAGACCACGGCATCTGCTACCTGCACCTCGTAGACCTTGACGGAGCAAAGTCCAGGCACATCGTTAATCAGGATGTGCTTGAAAGAATTGCTGCTGAAACAAATCTCAAGATCGACTTTGGCGGCGGCCTGAAAACGCTTGAAGACATTGAAATTGCTTTCAGCGCCGGGGCCAGCCAGGTTACCATCGGCAGTATTGCCGTTCAGGATCCTGAATTCTGTTTTAAACTGATCGGACAGTTCGGCCCGGAAAAGATTATTCTCGGTGCCGATTGTGACCGCCGTAAAATAAAAACTTCGGGCTGGATGGAGGAAAGCCAGCTGGATGTTATTGATTTTATCCTTCAATATCAGGAAAAGGGCATCACCCATGTGATCTGTACGGATATTGCCAAAGACGGAATGCTGGAAGGCCCTTCTGCCTTGTTGTATGAGGAAATTTTAAACCGTACATCTGTGCAACTGACGGCAAGCGGTGGTATTTCATGCATGAAAGATGTATATGCAATGAAGGAAATCGGCTGTTCGGGAACCATTATAGGGAAAGCCATTTATGAAGGTAAAATAAGCCTGGATGAACTGCGGGACTTTATCGAATTTGAAGGAACTTATATTTAA
- the hisF gene encoding imidazole glycerol phosphate synthase subunit HisF, whose product MLKKRIIPCLDIKDGTTVKGINFEGLRNAGDPVALAKKYEQDGADELVFLDITATVEERKTFAGLVHTIAAELSIPFTVGGGISSPEDVRLLLEAGADKISINSSAVRNPDLISVLAKEFGSQCIVVAVDTRWVNGADWVHIKGGREITQLNTLDWVRQAEEAGAGEILLTSMDGDGTKNGFDIRITEQVAGQIGIPVIASGGAGNAQDFEQVFLETKATGALAASIFHFGEIGIQDLKKELQSKNIAVR is encoded by the coding sequence ATGCTAAAGAAAAGAATCATACCCTGCCTGGATATCAAAGACGGAACCACCGTGAAGGGAATCAATTTTGAAGGGCTCCGGAATGCCGGTGACCCTGTAGCGCTGGCAAAAAAATACGAGCAGGACGGTGCAGATGAACTGGTTTTTCTGGATATTACCGCTACTGTGGAAGAACGGAAGACATTTGCCGGACTGGTCCATACCATTGCTGCAGAACTCAGCATTCCTTTTACGGTAGGCGGAGGAATTTCTTCTCCCGAAGATGTCAGGCTGCTACTGGAAGCGGGAGCGGATAAAATCAGCATCAATTCATCAGCTGTACGGAATCCGGATCTGATTTCCGTACTGGCCAAAGAATTTGGCAGCCAGTGCATCGTGGTAGCCGTAGACACCCGATGGGTCAACGGTGCCGATTGGGTACACATCAAAGGCGGAAGGGAGATCACTCAGCTGAACACACTCGATTGGGTACGTCAGGCTGAAGAAGCGGGCGCCGGGGAAATCCTGCTGACTTCCATGGATGGCGACGGGACTAAAAACGGGTTTGACATCAGGATTACAGAACAGGTAGCCGGACAGATCGGTATTCCGGTCATTGCTTCCGGAGGGGCCGGAAATGCACAGGATTTTGAACAGGTGTTTCTTGAAACGAAAGCTACCGGAGCTCTGGCCGCCAGTATATTCCACTTTGGAGAAATCGGGATCCAGGATCTGAAAAAAGAATTACAATCAAAAAATATAGCTGTACGATGA
- the hisIE gene encoding bifunctional phosphoribosyl-AMP cyclohydrolase/phosphoribosyl-ATP diphosphatase HisIE: MKINFNKSNDGLVPVIIQDDRTLQVLMLGYMNAEAFEKTSQEKTVTFFSRSKNRLWTKGEESGNFLAVKSIASDCDNDTILIRAVPKNTVCHTGSFSCFGDKHPKGFLYELEATISRRIDEKAENSYTYALFQKGINKMAQKVGEEAVELVIEAKDNQDELFKNEAADLLYHYLILLKAKGMSMQDIEKVLMDRSE, encoded by the coding sequence ATGAAGATTAATTTTAATAAAAGTAATGACGGACTGGTGCCGGTGATTATCCAGGATGACAGGACCCTCCAGGTGCTGATGTTAGGGTACATGAATGCCGAAGCGTTTGAAAAAACGTCGCAGGAGAAGACCGTGACATTTTTCAGCCGTTCGAAAAACCGGCTCTGGACAAAAGGAGAGGAGTCCGGAAATTTCCTTGCCGTAAAAAGCATTGCGTCCGACTGCGACAACGATACGATCCTGATCCGGGCAGTCCCGAAGAATACGGTTTGCCATACCGGAAGTTTCAGCTGCTTCGGAGATAAGCACCCCAAAGGTTTCCTGTATGAACTGGAAGCAACCATCAGCCGGCGCATTGATGAAAAGGCAGAAAACTCTTATACCTATGCTTTATTTCAGAAAGGCATTAATAAAATGGCCCAGAAAGTAGGCGAGGAGGCTGTAGAACTCGTGATTGAAGCGAAGGATAATCAGGATGAACTGTTCAAAAATGAAGCAGCGGATCTTTTATACCATTATCTGATCCTGCTTAAAGCTAAAGGAATGTCCATGCAGGACATCGAAAAAGTACTGATGGACAGGTCAGAATAA
- a CDS encoding M28 family peptidase has product MKKLSAFLLTVAAAYSFTAQTFIQAYQNRANQVSQTNITGNLQEFGNLGVKTTGSANNTNALNWLKAKYQSYGYSISQMQEDTFTYGNSTAKNLIITKTGTVYPNVYVIICGHYDTITGPGVSDNGSGTSIILEAARILKDVPTEYSVKFIHFSGEEQGLLGSSHYANNVVFQNGVRQLNIKLVFNIDQVGGKIGNNNTAIKCESDQSGQTGNNAASSAITQQLATCTTLYSPLQTVMSNAYSSDYMPFEQNGDVITGFYENVRSFNEHTVNDTFANVDPVYVYNAGKAAVGALQHFAVATSTLAVKEAGAQKTLESSVKIYPNPAKDMLYIDLADPAVKNFSFELTDLSGKLLLKTENEKKINISELSNGAYLGTLKANDQIVVRKILVGR; this is encoded by the coding sequence GTGAAAAAATTAAGCGCATTCCTTCTGACTGTTGCTGCGGCATACAGTTTCACAGCACAGACTTTTATCCAGGCATACCAGAATAGGGCCAACCAGGTTTCACAGACCAATATTACCGGGAACCTGCAGGAGTTCGGGAATCTCGGTGTCAAGACCACCGGATCCGCCAATAACACGAATGCCCTGAACTGGCTGAAAGCAAAATACCAGTCGTATGGATATTCCATAAGCCAGATGCAGGAAGATACATTCACGTATGGTAACAGCACTGCTAAAAACCTGATCATTACCAAAACCGGAACCGTTTACCCTAATGTCTATGTGATCATCTGCGGCCATTATGATACCATTACCGGTCCGGGAGTGAGCGACAATGGAAGCGGCACTTCCATCATCCTGGAAGCGGCACGGATACTAAAGGATGTCCCAACAGAATACTCCGTAAAGTTCATCCATTTTTCAGGGGAAGAGCAGGGATTACTTGGAAGCAGCCATTATGCCAATAATGTTGTCTTCCAGAACGGCGTAAGGCAGCTCAACATTAAGCTGGTATTCAATATAGACCAGGTAGGCGGTAAAATAGGAAATAACAATACGGCAATCAAATGCGAGAGCGACCAGAGTGGCCAGACCGGCAATAATGCGGCTTCCAGTGCCATTACCCAGCAACTGGCTACCTGCACCACCTTATATTCGCCTTTGCAGACCGTTATGTCCAATGCTTACTCATCAGATTACATGCCTTTCGAGCAGAACGGTGATGTGATTACAGGTTTCTACGAAAATGTCAGGAGCTTTAATGAACATACGGTGAATGATACGTTTGCCAATGTGGATCCGGTATACGTTTACAATGCAGGCAAAGCTGCCGTAGGTGCGCTTCAGCATTTTGCCGTAGCCACTTCCACGCTGGCGGTTAAGGAAGCAGGTGCACAGAAGACGCTGGAATCTTCCGTAAAAATTTATCCTAACCCGGCGAAAGATATGCTCTATATAGACCTTGCGGATCCGGCAGTAAAAAATTTCAGTTTTGAACTGACAGACCTTTCCGGCAAGCTGCTGCTGAAAACGGAAAATGAAAAGAAAATCAATATCTCGGAGCTAAGCAACGGAGCTTATCTCGGAACGCTGAAAGCCAATGACCAGATCGTCGTAAGAAAGATCCTGGTAGGAAGGTAA
- the rplT gene encoding 50S ribosomal protein L20 has product MPRSVNSVASRARRKKIFKHAKGYFGRRKNVWTVAKNAVEKAMQYAYRGRKEKKRNFRALWITRINAGAREHGMSYSQFMGTLKKNNIELNRKVLADLAMNHPEAFKAVVDQVK; this is encoded by the coding sequence ATGCCAAGATCAGTAAACTCCGTAGCTTCAAGAGCTCGCAGAAAGAAAATTTTTAAGCACGCTAAAGGTTATTTCGGAAGAAGAAAGAACGTTTGGACGGTAGCTAAAAACGCGGTAGAAAAAGCAATGCAATATGCTTACCGTGGTAGAAAAGAGAAAAAGAGAAATTTCAGAGCCCTTTGGATCACCCGTATCAATGCAGGAGCCAGAGAGCACGGAATGTCTTATTCTCAGTTTATGGGGACTCTTAAGAAGAACAACATCGAATTGAACAGAAAAGTTTTAGCTGATTTAGCGATGAATCACCCTGAAGCTTTCAAAGCTGTTGTAGATCAAGTAAAATAA
- the rpmI gene encoding 50S ribosomal protein L35 — protein sequence MPKLKTKSGAKKRFALTGTGKIKRKNAYKSHILTKKETKQKRNLTTTSYVAKVDEKSVQRQLAIK from the coding sequence ATGCCAAAATTAAAAACGAAATCAGGTGCTAAAAAGCGTTTTGCTCTTACCGGAACCGGTAAGATCAAAAGAAAAAATGCTTATAAAAGCCACATCTTGACTAAGAAAGAAACGAAGCAGAAGAGAAATCTTACTACTACTTCTTACGTAGCTAAAGTGGATGAAAAAAGCGTTCAGCGTCAATTAGCCATCAAGTAG
- the infC gene encoding translation initiation factor IF-3: protein MINDKIRVRELRLVGDNVEPGIYPIDKARQIAAEQDLDLVVISDKAEPFIARVLEYKKFLYEQKKKQKELKAKQVKVVVKEIRFGPQTDEHDYEFKKKHAEKFLEEGSKLKTYVFFKGRSIIFKDQGEILLLKLAQDLEHVGKVDQLPKLEGKRMIMMMSPKKPAK from the coding sequence TTGATCAACGATAAAATTCGTGTGAGAGAGCTTCGTTTGGTGGGCGATAACGTAGAGCCGGGAATTTATCCTATTGATAAAGCAAGACAGATCGCTGCAGAACAGGATCTTGACTTAGTTGTAATTTCCGACAAAGCCGAACCGTTTATTGCAAGAGTACTGGAATATAAAAAATTCCTGTATGAGCAAAAAAAGAAACAGAAAGAGCTTAAGGCGAAGCAGGTAAAAGTGGTGGTTAAAGAGATCCGTTTCGGACCTCAGACCGATGAGCACGATTACGAATTCAAGAAGAAGCACGCCGAAAAGTTCCTGGAAGAAGGTTCCAAGCTGAAAACCTACGTATTTTTTAAAGGACGTTCCATTATCTTCAAGGATCAGGGAGAAATCTTACTCCTTAAACTTGCTCAGGATCTTGAACATGTAGGAAAAGTAGACCAGCTTCCTAAACTGGAAGGGAAAAGAATGATCATGATGATGAGTCCTAAAAAACCAGCTAAATAA